A window of Osmerus mordax isolate fOsmMor3 chromosome 11, fOsmMor3.pri, whole genome shotgun sequence genomic DNA:
TTTCGAGGGGCCCTATGGGGGATTTAATCTGGGGCTTATGACAGTCTCCCGTATTAAGTAAGAGTGAGTGAAGAGGGGCAAGTGCAAGGCGTTTGGCTGAGGTAGGCAAAGCTATATGTTTCATAATGATAGTCAAGCTTTGTAAACCAATCCTTAACTTGGCTTCCCAAATCAGCACAAGGGGGGTGTGATTATCCCCTAGCAAGTGCCCCCACAGGTAGAGTCGCCACCCTGTGAAATAAGGTGAGCTTGTGGTGCACCACTTGGGcgcctgcatgtctctctctagtAAGCCAATCTCTCAATGTCTCAGCACTATGCatgtatctccatctctctcaaacacttTCCCTGTTTTTGTCACTGGAGACATACAAAAGAGCTACCTGTTCAATTCCCCGACAACTGCCCTTACATGGCTTATGTTTAATGGTTTGTCATTCAATTCACTCTCAGAAATGGTTTGAGGTAGGTCTGGTTGCATTCATGTAAATTAAAGGCTACATGTGGCCTTAACTTTACTTCCCTTCAACATGGGCAAGGCTGAAGAGGTCAGTCAGTGGCTTCACTTGTAGAATAGGGAACATGATAGAAatgtaaatttacatttagtcatttagcagacgctcttatccagagcgacttacagtaagtacagggacattctccccgaggcaagtagggtgaagtgccttgcccaaggacacaacgtcattttgcacagcctgaatcgaaccagcaaccttcggattactagcccaattccctaaccgctcagccacctgactccctatgtatAGGGATGTATATTAAAATGTATATtaaaattgatttttttttcaatcaaatgtttttattaattaaaaaaaattgatttGATGGTTAAATAATGAGCTTGCATTAGTAGTTGAACCGGTAATACTCACACCAGAGCCATGGAGAAAAGCTATTTATCTCTGACTCAAACTTGTTGGTAACCCGGAAATAATTACGACCGTTTCACAGAGCGCTCTATTGGTAACCCGGAAGTGGTAGTGTAAACTCAGAAGAGAACCACATGAACGTCGGCGCGACGATAAAGAAGCCGTAGAAACAAAAGTTGCCGGTGGAAATTTGACAATTACTCccttaaatacataaatactgCAAACATGTGAGTATAAAAAATACGTTACATGATGTATAGACTCAGTAAATATTTCTTAGGACTTGATGCAAAATGAATGGAGAATGTCGACGGCTAAAAAGCTAGCCACAACATCTAGCATGCAAACAATCTCGATAACTTAACGATCTTTTCACTGTAATTAGGCTACTAACTTGTTTTTCTACATGGTTTGTATGTTACTGCTAGATACCCCTTCTATTATAAACCAGTAACATGAACCTAATCATGAAAGGTATAGTGCTTCAGCTAGCAAGCTATTTGCTAGTTTTTCTTTATCTAAGATACTGCTAAACTCATCAATAGTAGCTAGCAAGTTCAATAGTGAGATTACAGATATGTAGGCTAGTGGTGGTATTTTAAGTAATCCATTCATTTAATCGCGTCTAGCTTTCTTGATGTAACTGACTGTTCCCATGTCCCCTTACAGGAGTCTATTAAATAAACCCAAGTCAGAGATGACCCCCGAGGAGCTCcagaaaagggaggaggaggagttcaaCACAGGACCCTTGTCTGTGCTCACCCAGTCAGTCAAGAACAACACACAGGTCCTCATTAACTGCCGTAACAACAAGAAGTTACTTGGCCGTGTCAAAGCCTTTGACAGGTAAAGTTTTAACTGCTAACAATGAGCAATCCATTGTACGGTGATTTATAGATCTCTTGAAAATATACTATATCTAAGACCACACTCCAATGTAACTGTCTTCATAATTCTCCTTCAAATAGTGCTTTTTTGCTGTTCTTTGACTAACATCAGCGCATTTTGATTCTCATCAATGCAGGCACTGCAACATGGTCCTGGAGAATGTAAAGGAGATGTGGACAGAAGTTCCCAAGAGTGGCAAGGGCAAGAAGAAGTCCAAGCCAGTGAACAAGGACCGCTACATCTCCAAGATGTTCCTGAGAGGAGATTCTGTCATTGTGGTCCTGAGGAACCCCCTCATTACTGGGAAATAAACTTCTGTCTAGTTGCGTGCCTTTTGATAGAGATGCTAGCAAAGGGCTGTCATTGTGGAAATTCTGTGTTggatcattgtgtgtgtgcctgttttgcATCACAAGTTGGTAGTGGGGGAAGGCGATAATGGCAGACTTTGAATTGCTGATCAATGTGTAAGGCATGtacattttctgttttgttttgggacattttgtctttttttcattttgctAATTAAAGTGGTGGAGAGGGATTGAAAAGACTTGCTGTCAAGATTTGTACTTTCCCATTCTGTCTTTTACTCGATTATCTACAATTTACTTTTTGCTGAATGCAGTAGATTTGACTAAACCGCTGCCGTATTGGTTAAGAGTGCCATATATAATACATAAATGACATTTGTATAATTCCAATTTATAGTTCAAATGAAAGTCTTCTCGAGTGAGGGGTGCAAAGATCTCTAACTTCAGATTCTTtgtctcttcacccccccccccccccccccctcgccgtcacctctctcccctcgcctGTTTCCCCTGGCGGAAGCTTGGGTGTCAGTGTTGATTTCAGTCGTCAGGGCTCAATCTGTGACAAACTGCTGTTTAAAGAGGTCCTGCATTATTGATGAGACCAGATGTGCTGACTGTCACTTCACACCCTGTTCTCTCCGTTTCAGTCTCTCCCTCGCCACCGTTCATCCCCTCTGACCACTTTGTTAGTTGTCTGGAGCTTCTCTCCACTTCTGAAGGAGTTGGCATTTCACTCGTGGCAACTGTATGGCATATGCTGTCAGCATCGAGATTCAGAGATGAGTTACTTTATTGGTCTATGTGCAGGAGGACTAAGACTGCTTTGTAGGTCTCTTAAAATTACTGGTTTATCACCAGAAATGTGGAAGTTTGGTAGGTTGTCCTGGTGGGTCAAAGGTTACCTTGTTGCCTTTGGGGCATCAAGTTGGGGTCAGTTTGACATGATCACGTTATGTCTATAATCGCTGCCCCCACCTAACAGTTGCTGTTCTGGAAATGGACAGGATTGATGAGTTTTGGAAATAATGTCTGTCTCTCATTGAAAATCTTTAAGATTTTCAGATTTATATCAGGATATTCATGATAAGTATGTGTTGGATCCCGATTTGACATATTTGCTATGATTGATTCCTTACTGCCAgcaggtgtgtttttgtgtgtgcatcttcTCTCTACAAGTCTATTTCAGACCCACTTGTCATGACTCATACCAAATTTCCTGTCACTGCGCTTTTCCCATGCTCTTTCTTCACCTTCCTTGCCATTCAAGCTTGAGGCTCCTTCGAGTAACAGGTTTGATGTAACCATGATGGGCAAGTAATAGCCTCTTCATGCCCTATGTTCCCCTTCATGACACTGCCTTGAGGGGCCCAGCAGCTGTGGTGTTCTTccttcagcctgtgtttgggtcGAGGTTGTGACTTTGATTTAAAGCTTTCAGGTGAAGCCTCCAGGGATGTTATGGTCTGTAAACTGTATTTGCAAGGATGGTGGGCCTTGTAGAAGGTTTGTGGCGAATTGTGTGCCTTTAGTGAATCATTCCTGTTaacagggccggagtgggacccattttcaTCCCGTGCGTGTATTGgccaaaaccagcccatccccaccaggggccgaGCCATACATTGTAAACATTTGGGGCTTACCCCGAACCAAGGACCTAGTCAAGGTTTGGATGTGAGGAAAAATCCGAACGAgattttttgcattaatttcattGCAAAATACTTTTTGGAGCTTTGTGTAGGCTACTCATATTGTTACTGTAGAGCTAGTCTATAGTTTCCAGAAATTACAACCCACACTTTTAGCTACCTGAAAGATTcggggcttttgagaaaacatatttttcccaaCCTTCCAGGAACagatttatgaagtgacagatctttttcacctggctttttcagttccGCATCTTTTTACCATCCATTTTATTCTTTTcgcatcagcttaatcttgctaactcactccacaacaataaatgatAGTTTAGtgttgtctccatggcaacaacctTGGTATACGCGCTCGTGTTTGAGAACTGAAAACGGCACTTTCTAATGCACGTTCTGATCATGCGCGTATTCAAACTAAAACCTAGTAGGCCTATAGCTTATTAGcttactgatcataacaacgatagccccaaaacattgcggttagccaaaacatgaagcatacattgtgaaaaaacaaataagtgccaaagggaagaaccataagagcatgtagttaaacaagttacaattaaacaacatgaacctcaaaagtgcaagagtgtacctatagaaaagcaagcaacaataatatatttcacagcgtgTAGCCTACAAGAATTTTAAATCCTTCTATAAGAgtaattgtgttcctggaggaaacgatcaggtccagcaaattgTAAGTAGCCTACCGTTGTATAggctactcccggaacaagcgcgtcttgagccttttcttgaaggtggggagactgtctctgatggaggtgggaaaTTGATTCcatcattggggggccagacaggagaagagcttgtgttgggaccgggcgctcttgagcggtgggaccaccagacggttgtcagaagaacttAACACATATAgttttattcggtgtgtgaaaaaacaaagagaaagcgGGCGATCTGCCGgcccaatttatgagcgggcagtgcggcccaccgggaattctcccgattctcccgatggccactcgGGGCCTGCCGTGTAGCCAGATGTTGTTTGGGTAAATTCAATGTGCTGGACTTACTTATATGAGGATCTCCAGTCATTGCTGAATGGTAGGGCCACTGTGGAAAGAAGAGGTTGAAATTATCTTCTCTCACGTTTCCTCACAATAAGACTCTTAAAAAGTCCAGTTCCCTCCAGATTTTGGAGTGAGTAATCCGCAACAGGAAGGGGGATGTTTTATTcagtaggcaggcaggcaaaagTAGCGATAAGAGGGGAAGTGTGATTATGATAGCGATCGGCCATGCGTCGATACTCTCCCATCCGCGCAACGCGACACCACCGCCAGGCGCGGCTCGCACTCGCCATCGATCGGGCCCAGTAATCTGAAGCGCCGCAGTTTGTTTCCAAGCAGATCTATGGTCGTGGTGTCAACGCCgtgaggcaggtggagagagtgGCAGAAGGTATCAActcagtataaacacacacatacacaccacgcaCGCGATAGGTCACTCAGAGAGCTGATTGTGAATGATAAAGTAGCCTGGTCATTTAACATGTGTGACTATACTGTGAAAATAAATTAAGTAGGCCTAGTTGTTGTGCGACTTCGAAACGGTTTGATAGCCTGCCTCAAATTGTAGTGTTGAGGGCAAAATGTGAACGTGCTATGAAAATGTGGAACATATTGGTCCAAGTGGATCTTGTTAGTTCAGTTAGACTATTGTTATTTTACATGTTAATAATCAAATTTGTTTAATAAGAGAAATATTGGCTACAACTCTGTGTGTCTACAGCATTTATCGTATTAGTTTCCCCCCTAAACATGATAGGCTACCACAACTCGCCAGACAAGACAACGGAATGGGACCACGATGTAGGCCTACAGACCATGATAAAAAGGATCGACTGCCATCTAACGGCAATGAATAACGGTGCATGTTATTTAGTCACACTGTAGAGGGCGCTCTTACAATGCAATTGGTGCAATGGGCATTCTGTATTGGCTATACCCAGACCACGTAGACTctgcacccctctctctctcctctcactctgcttACATTCCCTTCCTGCcatgtgtgtaggcctacacaccTTCTTTCGTGTTCATGCAATTGCATTTATTATCGTATTTAAAGTAGTAAAATGAGGTCATTGTTGTCTAGACAGTTTGCTGAATTTGACTATCTTGTCCATTCTGTAAACAGTTCCTGGAACACTATTCTACCAATTGTTTGTGTGCAAAACATCTCAATGTGGTTGTGTCATACAGTAAGCTTCATCCCCTTTAAGACTAATACTTAACCGGTCCCCATTTACAGACGGATTGTCATGACCAAGTCAAGTTGACTCTACCTTTCTGTAACATAGAGTGCTATATACATAATGCGGTCTCTGcaatggacacaaacacacacaaatgtaattGTCACCCCAAGCATGATTTCTGCCACAgtcatttctgtgtttgtttaaacttacatggcaataaaaacGGATTCTGATTCCATTGTTAGATCTCACTCTCACTGTCCAGACACTCAAATATTTCCTTAACCTTTCCTTAACCACTCACTTGTGTCTAACAGGTCTACCAACAAAGTGTACCCTTTTATGGAGCAAGAGAACTGACAGAAGGCTCTAGAAAAGTGACACAAGGAAggagaaaaaactcaaatggcTGCTGGAGAATTTGCTTGTGACTGATCCACTTTCAAAACCCCACCAACATATACACCACAGTCCCAACCCACACTCACaatttttctcccctgtcctccacaaAATTACACGCTTGATGGAGAAAAATCTGATTATATAATTAACATGAAGCTTACATAATGGCTTGGAATTGTATTATATTTAAAGCATTGCTGTATGGTGCTGTTTTAGAGGCCAACCACATTTAATAAAAACGGCCATATGACATGACATACTATCAGTTACTCAGCAGATTGTGGAATAGtcatctgggtgtgtgtgtttgtgcgtgtgtttgtgctgatCAGTGCTTTAGATGTTTACACATGCAATGCAGACGTAATGCattctttcctcctctgctccagtgAGGAATGCAGTGTATGATTAGGCTATGTCACCTGTGTTACCTTCAACTTGGTTATGGAGATACCAGATTTTTCATGATGTCAAGTAGGCTAATAATCTAGAACACATAGCCCTACATCCTGTGAGCCTTTTATCCGTGAAAGACAAAGACATAGGCGTTTCTGTCCATCTATAATGCCTTTAACACACTTTGTGTGTCGGCCTATGGATATCAGCCTATGGATATCAGCGGTTGAATGCACATCGGTGTGTTAGGCATATACAGTTCAGCCACTAGGGAAAGGAGTTTTTTTTATCAAGCGAGGGGAGGGGTAAGCTTGGAATGAAAGCCTACTTCGGAGCTGGCGGCGGGTTGGGCCAGACACCAATGAATTACACCGACCTGCGACCGGGAGTAAAGTCTGGCAAAAAAAATCTCAGCTTTGTCGATCAAGAAACGTAAAGTAGTTTACTCTTTGACAAAACATATTTGTTAACAAAAACCGTAGTTTTTGTTTGATCGGAGAAGGTTTAATCTCTTCGCGCGGACAGGCTATTTAGAAACGATGAGTCTTGGATACTGATTGGAGTTGACAAGCCCGCTCCTACTGTATCCACTctttcacccccaccccctcttcaaAACCAGGAAATCGTCGAAGTCCTTGTCTTTATCGTGCTTGTGGCACTCACCTTTTTTGCTTGTAGTTGTGAATGTCGCAAGAACTGTcgatttgtatttctttttttgctttttAACCCCCGGGCCGTAGATCTGAAGTCAACGAAACTGCATCGGAGAGGATCTCCGCTCTCGCCTAACAATGAGGTGGGTAAGCGGGTCGTATCTGATCGTTCTTGTACGCTATGTGTGGTTTTTGGACAACCGTACAGTGCAGTAGAGGGAGGGTTTTGCTATTGTAGTCCACAATGTATTGATATAGCATAACTGGCTTAAGTTTTTCGTATAGAGTTTATACCACGGGTTTGACTCAACTCAAGCTGTTGCATGATATGGCTCTTCTCGATCAAGAATCAAAGTAACCGTATTTTACTTACAATGTTACAACTGATTTGTTTCACAGGCTTTCATTTTGATCTTATCACTTTTTGTAGCTT
This region includes:
- the snrpd2 gene encoding small nuclear ribonucleoprotein Sm D2 → MSLLNKPKSEMTPEELQKREEEEFNTGPLSVLTQSVKNNTQVLINCRNNKKLLGRVKAFDRHCNMVLENVKEMWTEVPKSGKGKKKSKPVNKDRYISKMFLRGDSVIVVLRNPLITGK